The following are from one region of the Equus asinus isolate D_3611 breed Donkey chromosome 27, EquAss-T2T_v2, whole genome shotgun sequence genome:
- the UBXN8 gene encoding UBX domain-containing protein 8 codes for MASRGVVGIFLLAALPLLCLELRRGIPGLGIKDLILLCGRIFLLLALLTLIISVTTSWLNSFKSSPVYLKEEEEKNEKRQKLVRKKQQEAQGEKASRYIENVLKPHQKTKLKKLEERFYQMMGETWKLSNGHKLGSGEDLVLENESQTSFETSNREAAKRRNLLKCLTKVSPPAEKPTQREVLDLPEEPPETAEEVVTVALRCPSGKVLRRRFFKSCSSQVLFDWMMKIGYHTSLYSLSTSFPRRPLEVEGGCSLQDVGITVDTVLNVEEKEQSHW; via the exons ATGGCTTCTCGTGGGGTCGTTGGCATTTTCCTCCTCGCTGCTCTCCCGCTCTTGTGTCTGGAACTGCGGCGTGGGATCCCGGGTCTAG gAATTAAAGATCTAATTTTGCTGTGTGGCCGGATTTTCTTACTTCTTGCTCTTCTTACTTTAATTATTTCTGTGACTACCTCATGGCTTAACTCATTTAAATCTTCTCCCGTTTATCTGAAAG aagaagaagagaagaatgagaaaaggcaaaaacttgtgagaaaaaaacaacaagaggCCCAGGGGGAAAAG GCCAGCAGATACatagaaaatgttctaaaacctCACCAGAAAACGAAATTGAAAAAACTGGAAGAGCGCTTTTATCAGATGATGGGTGAAACCTGGAAGTTAAGCAATGGTCATAAACTTGGG AGTGGTGAAGATTTGGTGCTTGAAAATGAGAGTCAGACATCTTTTGAAACTTCAAACAGAGAAGCAGCAAAGAGACGGAACTTGCTTAAGTGTTTAACCAAAGTTTCACCACCTGCTGAAAAGCCCACACAGAGGGAG GTTCTTGACTTACCTGAAGAACCTCCTGAAACAGCTGAAGAA GTAGTTACTGTTGCTCTCCGATGTCCAAGTGGGAAGGTCCTGAGGAGACGGTTTTTTAAGTCTTGCagttcacag GTCTTATTTGACTGGATGATGAAAATTGGCTACCACACATCCCTATACAGCCTCTCTACTTCCTTTCCCAGAAGGCCTCTGGAAGTGGAGGGAGGTTGCTCACTGCAGGATGTAGGAATAACTGTGGACACTGTGCTCAATGtggaagagaaagagcagagccACTGGTAA